Proteins found in one Erythrobacter sp. 3-20A1M genomic segment:
- a CDS encoding SAM-dependent methyltransferase gives MEPSAGEGAFSKLLPPGSLAVDIDPRHPDIIKANFLEVELASSDDIVVIGNPPFGRNSSLAVKFFNHAATFASTIGFILPRTFQKHSIHKRLDPHFHCVFEEVLHEDSFVFEGERASVPTVFQIWERRSDKRMVVTLPTTHPDFEITTPEHADFAIQRVGSRAGRVHRDFSASPNAHYFIEAIATDVEVIMRSLDLASLARRTAGNPSLARTELVAAYVERKNMLLLTRLWLLALMNSPVRSLVARGRSERA, from the coding sequence GTGGAACCGAGCGCTGGGGAGGGCGCCTTCTCCAAGCTGCTTCCGCCCGGCAGCCTCGCCGTCGATATCGACCCAAGACATCCCGACATCATCAAGGCGAATTTCCTCGAAGTCGAACTGGCTTCTTCCGATGACATCGTGGTCATCGGCAATCCGCCCTTCGGCAGGAATTCCAGCCTGGCGGTTAAGTTCTTCAACCACGCGGCAACGTTCGCCTCGACAATCGGGTTCATCCTGCCCCGGACATTCCAGAAGCATTCGATCCACAAGCGCCTTGACCCTCATTTCCATTGCGTCTTCGAGGAGGTGCTCCACGAGGATTCTTTCGTGTTCGAAGGCGAACGCGCGAGCGTGCCCACGGTCTTTCAGATCTGGGAGCGCAGGTCGGACAAACGCATGGTGGTTACGCTGCCGACCACGCACCCCGATTTCGAGATAACCACCCCGGAACACGCAGACTTTGCTATCCAGCGGGTCGGGAGCAGGGCGGGACGCGTGCATCGGGATTTCTCCGCCAGTCCCAATGCACACTACTTCATCGAGGCGATAGCGACGGATGTCGAAGTGATCATGAGATCGCTCGATCTCGCATCGCTCGCAAGGAGGACCGCCGGAAATCCGAGCCTCGCAAGAACCGAGCTGGTGGCAGCCTATGTCGAAAGGAAGAACATGCTGCTCCTGACGCGACTCTGGCTCCTCGCGCTGATGAACAGCCCGGTCCGATCCCTGGTCGCACGAGGCCGGAGTGAAAGGGCATGA
- a CDS encoding 3'-5' exonuclease translates to MTDNIHTIATDLAAWERTLERQANAWLAARERDETTCPRVFLVCDLEYRFRREAHKAWSYGRELRYDKRGHRIEEKIRWPFQTIAAAAWVVVRFDGQSDVPEIAEPVVMTLGDHAEVDILSSFFDTLDAIGRDARMVTWGGEARDLAVLRYQACRHGLDLPAHLHDTSPHARERIDLCRSTAVQADAVHLDEYAAGCGIPAKPSPPEAIGKLVEAGEWEAVHDHVLADVLTTTIIGLRWLAALGEIVCDRERSAMAIADAALAACPDSAFVIRDFKPWARDRLREAALRGNVYRMEQAA, encoded by the coding sequence ATGACCGACAACATCCACACCATCGCCACCGATCTCGCCGCGTGGGAGCGCACGCTCGAGCGGCAGGCGAACGCCTGGCTCGCCGCACGGGAGCGGGACGAGACGACCTGTCCGCGCGTCTTTCTCGTCTGCGATCTCGAGTACAGGTTCAGGCGCGAGGCGCACAAAGCCTGGTCCTACGGCCGCGAGCTTAGATACGACAAGCGTGGCCATCGCATTGAAGAGAAGATCCGCTGGCCGTTTCAGACAATCGCCGCCGCCGCCTGGGTGGTGGTGCGGTTCGATGGCCAGAGCGATGTTCCCGAGATTGCCGAACCGGTCGTCATGACGCTCGGCGACCATGCCGAAGTCGACATCCTGAGCTCCTTCTTCGACACGCTCGATGCGATCGGACGCGATGCACGGATGGTGACCTGGGGCGGCGAGGCGCGCGACCTCGCCGTGCTGCGTTATCAGGCCTGTCGCCACGGCCTGGACCTGCCGGCCCACCTGCACGATACCTCGCCGCACGCACGCGAGCGGATCGACCTGTGCCGTTCGACCGCAGTGCAGGCCGACGCGGTGCATCTCGACGAGTACGCGGCAGGGTGCGGCATCCCCGCCAAACCCTCGCCGCCCGAAGCCATCGGAAAGCTGGTCGAGGCCGGCGAGTGGGAAGCAGTGCACGACCACGTGCTAGCCGATGTGCTAACCACCACGATCATCGGCCTGCGCTGGCTGGCGGCATTGGGTGAGATCGTCTGCGACCGCGAGCGCAGCGCGATGGCCATCGCCGACGCGGCACTGGCGGCCTGTCCGGACAGCGCGTTCGTGATCCGCGACTTCAAGCCGTGGGCTCGTGACCGGCTGCGCGAAGCCGCATTGCGCGGGAATGTCTACCGGATGGAGCAGGCAGCATGA
- a CDS encoding helix-turn-helix transcriptional regulator, translating to MKKVRMLLPRDFCALRENLGDIIRERRLAYENGTGLSQQELADIAGIRRESLSRIESGRRWPSYDALYQIMGVLSLEWHDIAHKGVSERPARLYASERRQDLGSALRAGRLKEGLTLQELARRTGLSASQLSRLERSQSVRSGLLKMIDPGKPVRPGEPPDPVFQFVHPELARLVKSGMMISKGHRT from the coding sequence ATGAAAAAGGTTCGCATGCTACTTCCCAGAGACTTCTGCGCGCTTCGCGAGAACCTGGGTGACATCATTCGCGAGCGCCGGCTGGCATACGAAAACGGCACCGGGCTCAGCCAGCAGGAACTGGCCGACATCGCCGGTATCCGGCGCGAGAGTCTTTCACGCATCGAGAGTGGGCGCCGGTGGCCGTCCTATGACGCGCTCTACCAGATTATGGGCGTGTTGAGCCTCGAATGGCACGACATAGCGCATAAGGGGGTGAGCGAGCGTCCGGCGCGCCTCTACGCTTCTGAACGTCGCCAGGATCTTGGTTCAGCGCTACGCGCCGGCCGTCTCAAGGAAGGGCTCACGCTTCAAGAACTGGCTAGGAGGACGGGCCTCAGCGCTTCACAGCTATCGCGGCTCGAGCGATCGCAGAGCGTTCGTAGCGGGCTGCTAAAAATGATCGATCCGGGTAAGCCGGTAAGGCCTGGCGAGCCTCCAGATCCAGTATTCCAGTTCGTCCACCCCGAACTCGCCCGTCTAGTGAAGTCAGGCATGATGATCTCAAAAGGCCATCGGACCTAG
- a CDS encoding ATP-binding protein: MSGWYLQQISIEGFRGINNEGAPLVLKFKPEKVNSVSAPNGVGKTSIFDAMIYAITGRIAKLDDLPAAEQGSTYYLNRFHSGGVGTIMLTLSPSGGGNPVMVTIQRDAAGQRTVSASNGADANAILADLNREFVLLDGKTFQDFIDLTPQKRGRSFAGLLGLKRYSALRQGLASLAHTRSFNNHFGVAAKHAEQKAAAVSAQRASANIKEAYKALVGDDYDPAQSEADMLARAHSALSSIPLLKPLCDGRTFEEIDPGSCVDAAKAAEGGEARNKLAAIIRDHSRWTEALATAPSAEDAAELNALSKARDDALELTQGDVFRQLFSVSEAILADAAWQDPTTCPTCDRSGPDCVLDHVRDKLAAFDAVEAASKNLAASWISKGWNQLDDLEKLGVQPEESSLLADAKTNGAKGSLSREQTRTLVEWVKTLADRATAKISELLQAKVELETGLPEKLTAVVEKAEAARRLQANLSDLRSANAKHEEVTNELNHIRQVKEFLDQASGAFATAESNASARRLAAIEPRTKDIFAAIMFSDVVPALKKRAGSEELAISLAEFWTLPDISAQAVLSESYRNAFAISVYLAAAALYGGGAKFLILDDVTSSFDSGHQFHLMNVIKTQFARPGVPDGPQVILLSHDTALEKLFNTNSNEGGWWHQCIQGTARTSVLPQSGAVHKIRDATHNFLDTGNITDAAPRIRQYLEFKLEEVIQKVAIPVPIGVAFNDDKHMAKTLIDAIKDAVNLHQAAGSLVLEPVQVTGLQTSVATIVTNYLSHWATGQTQAFSAPSLKGVMQAIDDFARCFQFEDPPGSGQFRYYRSLSQKV; the protein is encoded by the coding sequence ATGAGTGGCTGGTATCTCCAGCAAATCTCAATTGAGGGTTTCCGAGGGATCAACAACGAGGGCGCTCCCCTTGTGCTGAAATTCAAGCCCGAAAAGGTCAATTCGGTATCGGCCCCGAACGGTGTCGGAAAAACCTCGATCTTTGATGCCATGATCTACGCAATCACTGGTCGCATCGCCAAGCTGGATGATCTTCCAGCCGCCGAACAGGGCTCAACATACTACCTCAATCGTTTCCACTCCGGCGGGGTCGGGACAATCATGTTGACCTTGTCACCATCTGGCGGCGGCAATCCGGTTATGGTCACCATTCAGCGCGACGCAGCTGGACAGAGGACCGTTTCCGCATCAAACGGAGCCGACGCCAACGCTATCCTGGCTGATCTGAATCGTGAGTTCGTCCTCCTTGATGGAAAGACTTTCCAGGATTTCATCGACCTCACGCCGCAAAAGCGCGGGCGATCATTCGCAGGCCTCCTTGGACTCAAACGCTACTCGGCTTTGCGCCAGGGATTGGCGAGCCTTGCTCATACCCGCTCGTTCAACAACCATTTCGGCGTTGCCGCGAAGCACGCCGAGCAAAAGGCGGCTGCCGTCTCCGCACAACGCGCCAGTGCCAACATCAAGGAGGCCTATAAAGCGCTTGTCGGGGATGACTATGATCCGGCCCAATCGGAAGCAGACATGTTGGCGCGAGCGCACTCTGCTCTCAGCAGCATTCCACTACTGAAGCCGCTTTGCGATGGGCGGACATTCGAGGAGATCGATCCGGGCTCATGCGTTGACGCAGCAAAGGCAGCTGAAGGCGGAGAAGCGCGCAACAAGCTGGCAGCGATTATCAGGGACCATTCCCGCTGGACAGAAGCTCTCGCAACCGCGCCGTCGGCGGAAGACGCCGCCGAACTCAATGCTCTCAGTAAGGCCCGCGATGATGCACTTGAACTCACTCAGGGGGACGTTTTTCGCCAACTCTTTTCCGTCAGCGAGGCCATTCTAGCAGATGCTGCATGGCAGGATCCCACCACTTGTCCGACATGTGACAGGTCCGGCCCGGACTGCGTGCTCGATCATGTCCGCGACAAGCTCGCCGCTTTCGACGCGGTGGAAGCCGCCTCGAAGAACCTGGCAGCAAGCTGGATCTCAAAGGGCTGGAATCAATTGGACGATTTGGAAAAGCTGGGTGTGCAGCCGGAAGAATCCAGTCTGCTTGCCGACGCCAAGACCAATGGAGCGAAAGGTTCTCTCAGCAGAGAACAAACGCGCACGCTCGTTGAATGGGTGAAGACGCTAGCCGATCGGGCAACGGCCAAGATTTCCGAACTCCTTCAGGCCAAAGTCGAACTGGAAACCGGTCTGCCGGAGAAGCTGACAGCAGTTGTCGAGAAAGCGGAGGCCGCCCGGCGGCTTCAGGCCAATCTGTCAGATCTGCGCTCTGCGAATGCAAAGCACGAAGAGGTAACCAACGAACTGAATCATATCCGCCAGGTCAAGGAGTTCCTCGATCAGGCCAGCGGCGCATTTGCAACGGCAGAATCCAATGCCAGCGCCCGGCGCCTCGCAGCGATCGAGCCGAGGACCAAGGATATCTTCGCTGCCATCATGTTCAGCGATGTTGTGCCAGCACTCAAGAAAAGAGCTGGCAGCGAAGAACTTGCCATCTCACTGGCGGAATTCTGGACGCTGCCTGACATTTCCGCCCAAGCGGTGTTATCTGAAAGCTATCGCAACGCCTTTGCAATCAGCGTCTACCTGGCCGCAGCAGCGCTGTACGGTGGCGGTGCCAAATTCCTGATCCTCGACGACGTTACCTCCAGTTTTGATTCAGGGCACCAATTCCATCTCATGAATGTCATCAAGACCCAATTTGCCCGGCCTGGCGTCCCGGACGGCCCACAAGTCATCTTGCTTAGCCATGACACCGCCTTGGAAAAGCTTTTCAACACGAACTCGAACGAAGGAGGCTGGTGGCACCAATGTATTCAGGGAACAGCGCGAACATCGGTTCTGCCCCAGTCTGGCGCTGTCCACAAAATACGAGATGCAACCCACAACTTCCTCGATACCGGTAACATCACCGATGCGGCACCGCGCATTCGGCAATATCTCGAATTCAAACTGGAGGAAGTCATCCAAAAAGTGGCGATTCCAGTTCCCATCGGTGTTGCCTTCAACGACGACAAGCACATGGCGAAGACATTGATCGATGCGATCAAGGATGCCGTCAATCTCCATCAGGCGGCGGGAAGCTTAGTGCTCGAGCCTGTACAAGTGACAGGACTTCAAACCTCCGTTGCGACGATTGTCACCAACTACCTTTCACATTGGGCGACCGGACAGACCCAGGCATTCAGCGCGCCGTCGCTCAAGGGCGTGATGCAGGCGATCGATGATTTCGCCCGTTGCTTTCAGTTTGAAGACCCGCCGGGTTCCGGTCAGTTTCGTTACTATCGTTCACTCAGTCAGAAGGTCTGA
- a CDS encoding exonuclease domain-containing protein has product MNTEHLNPDSEALAHRLATDGNYRVLRAVPRPYFDAPKGAPPDARCVALIDLESTGLDPANDRIMELAIMLVWVDANGEVVNHAAPRVWQEDPGVMIDPRITWLTGLANHHLIGKSIPDDTVLAVLDRADLLVAHNASFEIAWLERRYPQLAGAAWGCSMKDIDWLRAGLDGRAQQWLLAQEGWHSTAHRAGDDVWSLFWLLQQRRAGWGADPERTHFKRLLEGADRTTTLVRATGSPIGKKDLLKARQYRWNAGATVWEKEIEPELVDHERAWFYRSGLPDPTLSTMTAHERHR; this is encoded by the coding sequence ATGAACACCGAACATCTCAATCCTGACAGCGAGGCGCTCGCGCATCGCCTCGCCACCGATGGCAATTACCGCGTCCTGCGCGCGGTCCCGAGGCCCTATTTCGATGCGCCAAAAGGCGCGCCGCCTGATGCGCGATGTGTCGCGTTGATCGACCTGGAATCGACCGGTCTCGATCCCGCCAACGATCGCATCATGGAACTGGCGATCATGCTCGTCTGGGTGGACGCAAATGGCGAAGTCGTGAACCACGCCGCGCCGCGCGTCTGGCAAGAAGATCCGGGCGTCATGATCGACCCGCGCATAACCTGGCTCACAGGCCTTGCGAACCACCACCTGATCGGCAAGTCGATCCCCGACGACACGGTCCTTGCCGTGCTGGACCGCGCGGATTTGCTGGTGGCGCACAATGCGTCGTTCGAGATCGCCTGGCTGGAGCGCCGCTATCCGCAGCTCGCCGGTGCCGCCTGGGGCTGTTCGATGAAGGACATCGACTGGCTGCGCGCCGGGCTCGATGGACGCGCGCAGCAATGGCTCTTGGCGCAGGAGGGCTGGCACAGCACGGCCCACCGGGCAGGCGACGATGTCTGGAGCCTCTTCTGGCTTCTCCAGCAGCGCCGAGCGGGTTGGGGCGCCGATCCCGAACGCACCCACTTTAAGCGCCTCCTGGAGGGCGCCGACCGCACCACCACGCTCGTGCGCGCGACCGGCTCGCCGATCGGGAAGAAGGATCTGCTGAAAGCGCGCCAGTATCGCTGGAACGCGGGCGCGACGGTGTGGGAAAAGGAGATCGAGCCCGAACTCGTGGATCACGAGCGGGCGTGGTTCTATCGCAGCGGCCTTCCGGATCCGACGCTCAGCACCATGACCGCGCACGAACGGCACCGCTAA